A portion of the Segatella copri DSM 18205 genome contains these proteins:
- the gmk gene encoding guanylate kinase, with amino-acid sequence MKNGLLIFSAPSGSGKSTIVNWLMKEHPELKLAFSISCTSRAPRGTEQNGVEYFFLSPEEFKAKIEADEFLEYEEVYQDRFYGTLKSQVENQLTKGESVIFDIDVKGGVNIKKFYGKRALSIFVQPPSVEELRRRLVGRNTDAPEVIEQRLAKASYELTFAPQFDHVVVNDDLEKAQQEVYQLVKTFLDAE; translated from the coding sequence ATGAAGAACGGATTGTTAATTTTCAGCGCCCCATCGGGCAGCGGTAAGAGCACCATCGTAAACTGGCTGATGAAAGAGCACCCGGAATTGAAGCTGGCTTTCTCTATCAGCTGCACCTCTCGTGCTCCGCGCGGTACAGAACAGAATGGTGTAGAGTATTTCTTCCTCTCTCCAGAGGAATTCAAGGCTAAGATTGAGGCTGACGAGTTCCTGGAGTATGAGGAGGTTTACCAGGACAGATTCTACGGCACCCTGAAGTCACAGGTAGAAAACCAGCTTACCAAGGGCGAGTCGGTGATTTTCGATATTGACGTGAAGGGTGGTGTAAACATCAAGAAGTTTTATGGCAAGCGTGCCTTGAGCATCTTTGTCCAGCCACCTTCGGTAGAGGAATTGCGCCGCCGTCTGGTTGGCCGCAATACTGATGCGCCTGAGGTGATTGAGCAGCGCCTTGCCAAGGCAAGCTATGAGTTGACCTTCGCCCCTCAGTTTGACCACGTGGTCGTAAACGATGACTTGGAGAAGGCTCAGCAGGAGGTTTATCAGCTCGTCAAGACCTTCCTAGACGCAGAGTAA
- the nadD gene encoding nicotinate (nicotinamide) nucleotide adenylyltransferase, whose protein sequence is MKKVGIFGGSFNPIHTGHIALAKSLCEKACLDEVWFMVSPMNPFKKTATDLLDDQLRLEMVEKALEHEPQLKACDYEFRLPKPSYTWHTLQAISKDYPENEFTLLIGGDNWAAFDKWYHHDDILAHYPIVVYPRQGACIGNVPEGVTIVETPLLNISSTEIRKRIKEEESIRGMMPECIEQLAVRNYRQL, encoded by the coding sequence ATGAAGAAGGTAGGAATCTTTGGCGGTAGCTTCAACCCCATCCATACGGGCCATATCGCATTGGCGAAAAGCCTTTGCGAGAAGGCCTGCCTGGATGAGGTGTGGTTCATGGTTTCGCCCATGAACCCATTCAAGAAGACCGCTACCGACTTGCTCGACGACCAGCTGCGCCTGGAAATGGTAGAAAAAGCGCTGGAGCACGAGCCACAACTGAAGGCATGCGACTATGAGTTCCGCCTGCCTAAGCCATCTTATACCTGGCACACGCTGCAAGCCATCAGCAAGGATTACCCGGAAAATGAGTTCACCCTGCTGATTGGTGGCGACAACTGGGCTGCTTTCGACAAGTGGTACCACCACGACGACATTCTAGCACACTATCCCATCGTGGTTTATCCACGCCAGGGAGCCTGCATAGGCAATGTGCCAGAAGGCGTTACCATCGTAGAAACTCCACTGCTCAACATCAGCAGCACGGAAATCAGAAAGCGTATCAAAGAGGAGGAAAGCATCAGGGGAATGATGCCGGAATGCATCGAGCAACTGGCTGTCAGAAACTACAGGCAGCTCTAA
- a CDS encoding phosphoethanolamine transferase — protein MSWKEIIKKCLNVASAPIRRNANFFVFMYLLGMISSIVTTPAKGTLYDNLFLELFVDLYVVCAVIAIFPKKVRWGLRAVLYLILYSTAAADTYCYVNFGSTLNPSMLMLVGETNSSEASSFLSALISAEVLFSSVGWILLLALIQILIAIFRKQLIKLYVFIITVLELASVKKRLMAIPRMTAAMPASFGILCLIIFIIGCCTSWHNKTAYHKLMNGRTIGEVEHILTEKDHAVLYLPVYRLQFSIYANQLAAHQITQLIHAAHEVKVDSCSYRSPNIVLIIGESFGRHHSQQYGYFMDTTPQQVALEKSRKLTKFTDVVTCWNLTSFVFKNMLSTHVVGEKGEWCDYPLFPEVFRKAGYNVTFITNEFLPQAKEAVYDFSGGFFLNNPELSKLQFDHRNTQLHDLDDGLLKDYDDSLKNFQKEHNLTIFHLMGQHVNYKQRYRTKQARFWASSYEDKRPELTNAQRKMLSHYDNATLYNDSIVAQIVKRFQKQDAIVIYVPDHGEECYEENRGFICRNHSAEIDWPLAHYEFEIPFWIYCSPKYIRNHRDIYRQIRKAKDKRFMTDALPHLLLYLAGIETPTYKEEYNILSLKYDEMRPRILKNSADYDKLRDAHLEKIKKEESKKVIKKERRN, from the coding sequence ATGAGTTGGAAAGAAATCATTAAGAAGTGTCTGAACGTGGCTTCTGCGCCGATTCGCAGAAATGCCAACTTCTTTGTGTTCATGTACCTGCTGGGCATGATCAGTTCTATCGTGACTACACCTGCCAAGGGGACTTTATACGACAACCTGTTTCTGGAACTCTTTGTCGACCTCTATGTGGTGTGTGCCGTTATCGCCATCTTCCCCAAGAAGGTGCGCTGGGGTCTGCGTGCCGTACTATACCTTATATTATATAGTACAGCTGCCGCCGACACCTATTGCTACGTGAATTTCGGCTCTACGCTCAACCCTTCTATGCTGATGCTGGTGGGCGAGACCAACAGTTCGGAGGCTAGCAGTTTCCTCTCAGCCCTCATCTCTGCCGAAGTTCTCTTCAGTAGTGTGGGCTGGATTCTGCTTCTCGCTCTCATCCAGATTCTCATCGCCATCTTCCGCAAGCAACTCATCAAGCTATACGTTTTCATCATTACCGTTCTGGAGTTGGCTTCTGTCAAGAAACGGCTGATGGCTATCCCCCGCATGACTGCAGCCATGCCTGCCAGCTTCGGAATCCTATGCCTCATCATCTTCATCATAGGATGCTGCACCTCCTGGCACAACAAGACGGCTTACCATAAACTCATGAATGGTAGAACGATAGGCGAAGTAGAGCATATCCTGACAGAAAAGGATCATGCTGTTCTCTATCTGCCTGTCTACCGACTCCAATTCAGTATCTATGCCAACCAGCTGGCTGCGCATCAGATTACCCAACTCATTCATGCCGCCCACGAAGTGAAGGTTGACAGTTGCAGCTACCGTTCGCCAAACATCGTACTGATTATCGGCGAAAGCTTCGGCCGACATCATTCCCAGCAGTACGGCTATTTTATGGATACCACTCCACAGCAGGTAGCCTTGGAGAAATCGCGCAAGCTCACCAAGTTTACCGATGTGGTAACCTGCTGGAACCTGACCAGTTTCGTTTTCAAGAACATGCTCTCTACCCATGTGGTAGGCGAGAAAGGCGAATGGTGCGACTATCCGCTCTTCCCTGAAGTGTTCCGAAAGGCAGGCTACAACGTAACCTTCATCACCAACGAATTCCTGCCACAGGCAAAGGAGGCGGTTTACGACTTCAGCGGCGGTTTCTTCCTGAACAACCCGGAACTGAGCAAACTTCAGTTTGACCATCGCAACACCCAACTCCACGACCTGGACGACGGACTGCTGAAGGATTATGATGACAGTCTGAAGAACTTCCAGAAGGAGCACAACCTCACCATCTTCCACCTGATGGGCCAGCATGTAAACTATAAGCAGCGCTACCGCACAAAGCAAGCCCGGTTCTGGGCAAGCAGTTATGAAGACAAGCGCCCTGAACTGACCAATGCCCAGCGCAAGATGCTGAGTCATTACGATAACGCCACCCTTTACAACGACTCTATCGTAGCCCAGATAGTGAAGCGGTTCCAAAAGCAGGATGCCATCGTCATCTACGTGCCCGACCATGGCGAGGAATGCTACGAAGAGAACCGTGGCTTCATCTGCCGTAACCATTCTGCAGAAATCGACTGGCCGCTGGCTCACTATGAGTTTGAAATTCCGTTCTGGATATACTGTTCGCCAAAATATATCAGGAACCACCGCGACATTTACCGTCAGATACGCAAGGCTAAGGACAAGCGCTTCATGACCGATGCTCTGCCTCATCTCCTGCTGTATCTGGCTGGCATTGAGACACCTACCTATAAGGAGGAATATAACATCCTGAGTCTGAAATATGACGAGATGCGACCACGTATCCTCAAAAACTCTGCCGATTACGACAAACTTCGTGATGCGCATCTGGAAAAGATAAAAAAGGAAGAAAGTAAAAAGGTAATAAAGAAAGAAAGGAGAAACTGA
- a CDS encoding acyltransferase family protein: MNSAILSRPACNALRGLAIIGIFLHNYCHWLGPIVKENEYQYFQHNVDWLNQVMVSMDLNLPVHLLSFFGHYGVPVFLFLSAYGLVMKYEAKPHLSTEQQTRMYNISGKKLTGSINWREPLHFIRYHYLKLFKMMIVGFVAFTMLDLITPGSHHYAALDIVAMLGMFNNVLPNPDNIIWPGPYWFFGLMLQLYIVYRLLLYRRHWGWTVGLMAICIVIQLLLGFDNPESEVMNRYRYNFMGGMLPFGLGILYARYGEKILMTFHSPITNFFGCIFCLSLIYSLSGSMVGWTFVPFFFCLVSVLVADLLQNISWLSGLYKVLEWMGSISAALFVCHPITRKIFIPISRQGDIYAGLLLYIISSICLAWLFTQLMKKIPNPKY, from the coding sequence ATGAATAGTGCTATTCTATCACGCCCGGCATGCAATGCCCTGAGAGGACTCGCCATCATCGGCATCTTCTTGCATAACTACTGCCATTGGCTGGGACCTATCGTCAAGGAGAACGAGTATCAATACTTCCAGCACAATGTTGACTGGCTGAACCAGGTAATGGTCAGCATGGACCTCAACCTGCCTGTGCACCTGCTCTCGTTCTTCGGCCATTACGGTGTGCCCGTATTCCTCTTTCTGAGTGCTTACGGACTAGTGATGAAATATGAGGCTAAACCTCATCTCTCTACCGAACAGCAGACCAGAATGTACAACATCTCGGGCAAGAAACTTACAGGAAGCATCAACTGGCGCGAACCGCTCCACTTTATCCGCTATCACTATCTGAAACTCTTCAAGATGATGATAGTAGGTTTCGTGGCATTCACGATGCTCGACCTTATCACGCCTGGCTCTCACCACTATGCAGCGCTCGACATCGTTGCGATGCTGGGCATGTTCAATAATGTATTGCCAAATCCGGATAACATCATCTGGCCGGGTCCGTACTGGTTCTTCGGTCTGATGCTGCAACTTTACATCGTCTATCGACTGCTGCTCTATCGCCGCCATTGGGGATGGACCGTAGGATTGATGGCCATCTGCATCGTCATCCAGCTCCTCCTGGGCTTTGACAATCCGGAGAGTGAAGTGATGAACCGCTACCGCTACAACTTTATGGGCGGCATGCTGCCATTCGGTTTGGGCATCCTCTATGCCCGCTATGGCGAGAAGATTCTGATGACCTTCCATTCGCCTATCACCAACTTCTTTGGCTGCATCTTCTGTCTGTCGCTTATCTACAGTCTGAGCGGCAGCATGGTTGGCTGGACCTTCGTGCCTTTCTTCTTCTGTCTGGTGAGCGTATTGGTAGCCGACCTTCTTCAGAATATCAGCTGGTTATCAGGTCTTTACAAGGTATTAGAGTGGATGGGCAGCATCTCCGCCGCCCTCTTCGTATGCCACCCTATCACCCGCAAGATATTCATCCCTATCAGCCGTCAGGGCGACATCTATGCCGGCCTGCTCCTCTACATCATATCGAGCATCTGTCTGGCATGGCTCTTCACCCAACTGATGAAGAAGATTCCAAATCCGAAATATTAA
- a CDS encoding acyltransferase family protein has product MKIKDIELANISRFRGELMGAAMLFIILFHVALPREDAFFGLRRMGNVGVDMFLFLSGIGLWFSWMKNPSAKHFFIRRYLRIYPTWLIIACLFYIPSFQGGSTWNWIYLFGEITINWGFWLHDELNFWYIPATMMLYLFAPAYMELIRRHPIYRWLPVVMIMWCILVQYVTPIHQAVGHLEIFWSRVPIFFIGINMGEMVRQKQTLDGASIWMIWLMFLMTLLASIFLEQEKHGMFPLFLERMLYIPLTITSILLLNRIFHRTPSWFNKGVMFVGALSLECYLLHIHFVLKYIEPHHLGYWPTFFICIGITLPAAWILSKIAGWISKELAKFIK; this is encoded by the coding sequence ATGAAGATAAAAGATATAGAACTGGCGAATATCAGCCGGTTTCGCGGCGAGTTGATGGGAGCAGCCATGCTGTTCATCATCCTCTTTCATGTGGCATTGCCTAGAGAAGATGCCTTTTTCGGGCTTCGCAGAATGGGCAATGTCGGTGTAGACATGTTCCTCTTTCTCAGCGGAATAGGTCTCTGGTTCTCGTGGATGAAGAATCCTTCTGCCAAGCATTTCTTCATCCGCCGTTATCTGCGCATCTACCCTACCTGGCTCATCATAGCCTGCCTCTTCTATATCCCTTCTTTCCAGGGAGGAAGCACCTGGAACTGGATCTATCTCTTTGGAGAGATAACCATCAACTGGGGGTTCTGGCTGCATGATGAGCTCAACTTCTGGTACATCCCGGCTACGATGATGCTCTATCTCTTTGCCCCTGCCTACATGGAACTCATCAGGCGCCATCCTATCTACCGCTGGCTGCCGGTGGTGATGATTATGTGGTGCATCCTGGTACAATATGTCACCCCAATACATCAGGCTGTAGGACACCTGGAGATTTTCTGGAGCCGCGTGCCTATCTTCTTCATCGGCATCAACATGGGTGAGATGGTAAGACAGAAACAGACGCTCGACGGTGCTTCGATATGGATGATATGGCTCATGTTCCTGATGACGCTGCTGGCGAGCATCTTCCTGGAACAGGAGAAGCATGGCATGTTTCCGCTCTTCCTGGAACGCATGCTCTATATCCCGCTTACCATCACCAGCATCCTGCTGCTGAACCGCATCTTCCACCGCACACCGAGCTGGTTCAACAAGGGGGTCATGTTTGTGGGAGCACTGAGTCTGGAGTGTTATCTGCTCCATATCCACTTCGTGCTGAAATACATAGAGCCGCATCACTTGGGCTATTGGCCTACTTTCTTCATCTGCATAGGCATCACCCTGCCTGCAGCATGGATTCTGAGCAAGATAGCCGGATGGATTTCTAAAGAGTTAGCTAAGTTTATCAAGTAA
- a CDS encoding decaprenyl-phosphate phosphoribosyltransferase produces the protein MNENKLEDSKGFAALLRLVRPKQWIKNSFIFLPLFFGGALLHTDALLAGLITFFAYSFAASSIYCFNDIYDVEADRRHPVKCHRPIASGAVSIKQAYGLMFLMFALSMGICSLLGSWETMGIIIFYWLLNLGYCAKFKQYAIIDVCIVAFGFVLRLLAGGVATGIVLSKWIVLMTFLITLFMSFAKRRDDVLRMEKTGEAPRKNTIRYNLTFINQAITITASVTLVCYIMYTVSPEVIENFHTDYLYLTSVFVLVGLLRYIQIAVVDQKSGDPTKIILRDRITQFIVLAWLLSFLILIYIV, from the coding sequence ATGAACGAGAATAAATTGGAAGACAGTAAAGGTTTTGCTGCGCTGCTGCGACTGGTTCGCCCGAAGCAATGGATCAAGAATAGCTTTATCTTCTTACCGCTGTTCTTTGGCGGCGCCCTGTTGCATACAGATGCCCTGCTGGCGGGTCTGATTACTTTCTTCGCCTACAGTTTTGCCGCATCGAGCATCTATTGTTTCAACGATATCTATGATGTGGAGGCCGACCGCCGCCACCCTGTCAAGTGCCATCGTCCGATAGCATCGGGGGCGGTCAGCATCAAGCAGGCATACGGACTGATGTTCCTGATGTTTGCCCTCTCTATGGGTATATGCAGCCTGCTCGGATCATGGGAGACGATGGGAATCATCATTTTCTATTGGCTTCTGAATCTCGGCTACTGCGCCAAATTCAAGCAATATGCTATCATCGATGTGTGTATCGTGGCTTTCGGTTTCGTACTCCGTCTGCTGGCAGGTGGTGTGGCTACGGGCATCGTACTCAGTAAGTGGATTGTGCTGATGACCTTCCTCATTACCCTCTTCATGAGTTTTGCCAAGCGCCGCGATGATGTGCTGCGCATGGAGAAGACGGGCGAGGCTCCCCGCAAGAATACCATCCGCTACAACCTCACCTTCATAAACCAGGCTATTACGATTACGGCTTCCGTAACCCTGGTATGTTACATCATGTATACGGTGAGTCCGGAGGTTATCGAGAATTTCCATACTGATTATCTCTATCTTACGAGTGTCTTTGTGCTGGTTGGTTTGCTGAGATACATCCAGATTGCTGTGGTAGACCAGAAGAGTGGTGATCCTACGAAGATTATCCTGCGCGACCGCATTACCCAGTTTATCGTGCTTGCCTGGTTGCTCTCCTTCCTGATCCTTATTTATATCGTATAA
- a CDS encoding haloacid dehalogenase-like hydrolase: MKKKLYCFDFDGTLTTSDTLLEFIRYAKGTGRFLMVFLMYSPLLVLMKLHLFPNWKAKQLIFAHLFAGMRIEKFDALCRDFAEEYQHLLRPKGITLVHEALVAGAQVFIVSASIDNWVRPFFKVRGLDGVRVLGTQIEVIDGRLTGKFKSNNCYGEEKVHRICEALTTTAAYAYGTPSLSFDRTQYDIEAFGDSRGDKEMLAFADKGHYKPFRI; the protein is encoded by the coding sequence ATGAAGAAAAAATTATATTGTTTCGATTTCGACGGAACGCTGACAACAAGCGATACCCTGCTGGAATTCATCAGATATGCCAAGGGTACCGGTCGTTTTCTGATGGTTTTCCTGATGTACAGTCCGCTCCTGGTACTGATGAAGTTGCATCTTTTTCCCAACTGGAAGGCGAAGCAACTCATCTTTGCCCATCTCTTTGCCGGCATGCGTATCGAGAAGTTTGATGCGCTCTGCCGCGATTTTGCCGAAGAATACCAGCATCTGTTACGCCCCAAAGGTATTACGCTGGTACACGAAGCCCTGGTTGCAGGTGCTCAGGTTTTCATCGTGAGTGCCAGCATCGACAATTGGGTCCGCCCGTTCTTTAAAGTTCGCGGCCTAGATGGAGTCAGGGTATTGGGTACTCAGATAGAAGTGATTGACGGTAGACTTACCGGCAAGTTCAAGAGCAACAACTGCTATGGCGAGGAAAAGGTGCATCGCATCTGCGAGGCACTGACCACCACTGCCGCCTATGCCTACGGTACCCCCTCATTATCTTTCGACCGCACGCAATATGATATTGAAGCATTTGGCGACAGCCGAGGCGACAAGGAGATGCTCGCCTTCGCCGATAAAGGTCATTACAAACCTTTCAGAATTTAG
- a CDS encoding acyltransferase family protein — MKQRNTDIDWIRAILIILMILIHIVSFGNTYPQLKAGILSFMMPTFLIITGYLVNIEKSPKEMGRYLMCLALPYVIMVTGFSVLSYFMPVRDGITELSLSQICEKIFVTSIGPYWFIQTMIICGILYYVSFKGATWGTLRQGKTTMSTTSSLFIFATLLLLLSKTPALSPSAATYYFIGAVLRQCHIGFDRIFRPSPVALLLWINLLGLEEWYDWGTLAIVFSCWCCISSLMWIHSLIKRLQDNASVRKTEDTLLYIGRNTLPIYLFHPIFTMAAKFYHPLFSWDRSEICFALVTIFIAIAGSIGIAKIMEKTHLAYLFGKGKMLR; from the coding sequence ATGAAACAAAGGAATACAGACATCGACTGGATAAGAGCCATACTCATTATTCTCATGATATTGATTCATATCGTGAGCTTCGGCAACACATACCCCCAGCTCAAGGCAGGCATTCTCTCGTTCATGATGCCTACCTTCCTCATCATCACGGGCTATCTCGTGAATATCGAGAAAAGCCCAAAGGAGATGGGAAGATACCTGATGTGTCTCGCTTTGCCTTACGTCATCATGGTAACCGGTTTCTCTGTACTCTCCTATTTCATGCCGGTGAGAGATGGCATCACGGAACTGTCACTCTCTCAGATTTGTGAGAAGATATTCGTTACTTCCATCGGTCCCTATTGGTTCATCCAGACCATGATTATCTGCGGCATTCTCTATTACGTCAGTTTCAAGGGAGCAACCTGGGGAACCCTCAGACAGGGAAAAACAACGATGAGCACCACCTCAAGCCTCTTTATCTTCGCCACCCTACTCCTGCTCCTGTCCAAGACACCCGCTCTTTCGCCCAGTGCCGCCACCTATTATTTCATCGGAGCGGTACTCAGACAATGCCATATCGGCTTTGACAGAATATTCCGTCCTTCACCGGTTGCCCTGCTGCTCTGGATCAACTTGCTGGGCTTAGAAGAATGGTACGACTGGGGCACGCTCGCCATCGTCTTCTCCTGCTGGTGCTGCATTTCATCCCTGATGTGGATACACAGCCTCATCAAACGCCTACAGGATAATGCCAGCGTTCGAAAGACAGAAGACACCTTATTATATATAGGCCGCAACACGCTTCCTATCTATCTCTTCCACCCCATCTTTACGATGGCAGCCAAGTTTTATCATCCCCTCTTTAGTTGGGACAGGAGCGAAATCTGTTTCGCCCTCGTTACCATATTCATCGCCATTGCCGGAAGCATCGGCATCGCCAAGATAATGGAGAAGACTCATTTGGCTTATCTCTTCGGAAAAGGAAAGATGCTGAGATAA
- a CDS encoding GtrA family protein — MNIKNKINNMDDAKREKLGEVIRFGIVGGLATVLQYVIYLAMMPALAHFIPNMGDHSLATTANTIAYIVSFIFNFIASTRYTFKVKANAKRGAGFTLSHIVNYSMQTLCLNLFVGLGLAKQLAMIPTLCICIPVNFLLVRFFLKK; from the coding sequence ATGAATATCAAGAACAAGATAAATAATATGGATGATGCCAAGCGAGAGAAGCTGGGCGAAGTCATCAGATTCGGAATCGTAGGCGGACTGGCTACAGTACTGCAATATGTCATCTACCTGGCTATGATGCCGGCGCTGGCCCATTTCATCCCCAACATGGGCGACCACAGTCTGGCTACCACCGCCAACACCATCGCCTACATCGTGAGTTTCATCTTCAATTTCATCGCCAGTACCCGCTATACCTTCAAGGTAAAGGCGAATGCCAAGCGCGGAGCAGGATTCACCCTCTCCCACATCGTCAACTACTCGATGCAGACCCTCTGCCTCAACCTCTTCGTAGGCTTGGGTCTAGCCAAACAGCTGGCTATGATACCCACCCTCTGCATCTGCATCCCGGTAAACTTCCTTCTGGTAAGGTTCTTCCTGAAGAAATAA
- a CDS encoding DUF6080 domain-containing protein produces the protein MKKIFDIFKIKKEERVSALVALIIACALNALTVIKYHSQFSQITENYHKLFVKTFHVAGFDPLTYSIVSHWDTEYNVYRHPLLAFFMYIPNQINQGLMMLTGINCVQFVVGAILVFCAFYSFIFLYRIFREVIGTERFDANLLSAFYFSFAYVMVSAMVPDHFIMSMIILLCTLYITGVCMKKGRQLSIWQTILLFVLTAGVSLNNGLKTYLAALFTNGRKFFSIKYFLIGVILPAALMWAFARWEYRTFVWPKEMARHEAKMKKNKEATAKIYQQYRDSTGVKDSAKVEAAVEKIIKDKAHAKYVRDHKQIWNKNTGKPIAKGEFMNWTDKTTSRSQTLVENFFGESIMLHQQNLLGDVLRNRPVIVKYQSAVNYVVEACIIVLFLLGILAGRKSKFLWLTLTFFLMDAALHIGLGFGINEVYIMTAHYMYALPIAIAFLALKAKGKNLKWAFRGLMLAITLYLWISNGYLLAGYMLG, from the coding sequence ATGAAAAAGATATTCGATATTTTTAAAATCAAGAAAGAGGAAAGAGTTTCAGCACTCGTCGCACTCATCATAGCATGTGCCCTCAATGCCCTGACTGTCATCAAATACCACAGCCAGTTCTCGCAGATTACAGAGAATTATCACAAACTCTTTGTCAAGACCTTCCATGTGGCAGGTTTCGACCCGCTTACCTATAGCATCGTATCTCACTGGGACACAGAATATAACGTATACCGCCACCCGCTGCTGGCGTTCTTCATGTATATCCCGAATCAGATAAATCAAGGATTGATGATGCTTACCGGCATCAACTGCGTTCAGTTTGTCGTGGGAGCTATCCTGGTGTTCTGCGCCTTCTATTCCTTCATTTTTCTTTACCGTATATTCAGAGAAGTGATTGGTACAGAGCGCTTTGATGCAAACCTGCTCTCTGCCTTCTATTTCTCTTTCGCCTATGTGATGGTTTCAGCGATGGTACCCGACCATTTCATCATGTCGATGATTATACTCCTCTGTACCCTGTATATCACAGGCGTATGCATGAAGAAAGGCAGACAGCTTTCCATCTGGCAGACTATCCTGCTCTTTGTATTGACAGCGGGCGTATCGCTCAACAATGGTCTGAAGACCTATCTTGCCGCCCTTTTCACCAATGGCAGAAAGTTCTTCAGTATCAAATACTTCCTGATAGGAGTCATCCTTCCTGCCGCACTCATGTGGGCTTTCGCCAGATGGGAATACCGCACCTTCGTATGGCCTAAGGAGATGGCAAGACACGAGGCCAAGATGAAGAAAAACAAGGAAGCCACAGCCAAGATTTACCAGCAATACCGCGACAGTACTGGCGTGAAAGACTCGGCAAAGGTAGAAGCTGCCGTTGAGAAAATCATCAAGGATAAAGCGCATGCCAAATATGTTCGTGACCATAAACAGATATGGAACAAGAACACGGGCAAGCCTATCGCCAAGGGCGAATTCATGAACTGGACCGACAAGACTACCTCCCGCTCACAAACGCTGGTAGAGAATTTCTTCGGCGAAAGCATCATGCTGCACCAGCAGAACCTTCTGGGCGATGTATTGCGCAACCGTCCGGTTATCGTGAAATACCAGTCTGCGGTCAATTATGTGGTAGAGGCATGCATCATTGTGCTTTTCTTACTTGGCATTCTTGCCGGAAGGAAGTCAAAGTTCCTCTGGCTCACCCTGACGTTCTTCCTCATGGATGCTGCCCTCCATATCGGTTTGGGCTTCGGTATCAACGAGGTATATATCATGACTGCCCACTATATGTATGCCCTTCCTATCGCCATCGCCTTCCTGGCGCTCAAGGCAAAAGGAAAGAACCTGAAATGGGCCTTCAGAGGATTGATGCTCGCCATCACCCTCTATCTGTGGATAAGCAACGGATATCTGCTGGCAGGCTACATGCTAGGATAA
- a CDS encoding beta-1,6-N-acetylglucosaminyltransferase: protein MKHAFLIMAHGSLPLLRVLLSMLDDERNDIFLHIDRKSDMLDGAEPLVLSKACLFVLEQRVDVRWGNLSQIKAEYVLFEEALKHGPYAYYHLLSGQDLPIKSQDYIHQFFEEHQGKEFVGINHGEEFEWDCRRKMMRYWLFTSLTRSKYGALNAITRRLNKYLSMLLMPFLHRQKMDFAKGANWVSITQACVEYVVSQKPFVLKRFNYTFCPDEFFLQTLVWNHPDFRAALYSEKDEYEGCMRLIDWKRGNPYVWTLADKEELEQSNRLFARKFDMEHEDIIRWIKASC from the coding sequence ATGAAACATGCTTTTTTGATAATGGCTCATGGCAGTTTACCGCTTCTGAGGGTATTGCTGTCGATGCTCGATGATGAGCGCAATGATATATTTCTGCATATCGACCGGAAATCGGATATGCTGGATGGTGCTGAACCGCTGGTTCTTTCCAAGGCATGCCTCTTTGTATTGGAACAGAGGGTGGATGTGCGTTGGGGAAATCTGAGCCAGATTAAGGCGGAGTATGTGCTTTTCGAGGAGGCTTTGAAGCATGGACCTTATGCCTACTACCATCTGCTGAGTGGTCAGGATTTACCTATCAAATCGCAGGATTACATCCATCAGTTCTTTGAGGAGCATCAGGGTAAGGAATTTGTGGGCATCAATCATGGTGAGGAATTTGAATGGGATTGCCGCCGGAAGATGATGCGTTATTGGCTATTTACCAGTCTTACCCGCTCGAAGTATGGGGCTTTGAATGCCATTACCAGACGACTGAATAAATATCTTTCGATGCTGCTCATGCCGTTCCTCCATCGCCAGAAGATGGATTTTGCCAAGGGTGCCAACTGGGTGAGCATCACGCAGGCATGCGTGGAGTATGTGGTGAGCCAGAAGCCGTTTGTATTGAAAAGATTCAATTATACCTTCTGCCCTGATGAGTTCTTCCTGCAGACCCTGGTATGGAATCATCCCGATTTCCGGGCCGCCTTGTACTCAGAAAAAGATGAATATGAGGGCTGTATGCGACTTATCGACTGGAAACGGGGCAATCCATACGTCTGGACTTTGGCAGACAAAGAGGAGCTGGAACAAAGCAACCGCCTCTTTGCCCGTAAGTTTGATATGGAGCATGAGGATATCATCCGCTGGATCAAGGCTTCTTGCTAA